AATGGATTTTGGGTTGCTATAGATACTATCAAAGATGTTCAAACAGTAAATAAGTTATGGGACAAAGGAGAACACTTATGGATTTCAAAGGTGTAGATTTGTTTAATAACTTTTATAAGGGCAAGAGAGTTCTAATTACTGGACATACTGGGTTTAAAGGCTCATGGCTTTCAATTTGGCTAGTTATGCTAGGAGCTAAAGTTATAGGATATGGACTTGATCCATATACACGAGATGATAATTTTGTTGTTAGTAAGGTAGAAAATAAAATTATTGATATAAGAGGAGATATAAGAGATAGTGCACGGCTACAGGAAGCATTTACGGAATATAAGCCAGAAATTGTTTTCCATTTAGCAGCCCAGGCACTAGTAAAACAATCTTATACAAATCCTAAAGAAACCTATGAGACAAATGTAATGGGGACATTAAATGTTCTTGAATGTGTTAGAAATTCAGGGTCAGTTAAGGTTTCTATTATGATAACTACAGATAAGTGTTATAAAAATATAGAACAGATTTGGGGATATAGAGAAGATGACCCAATGGGTGGATATGACCTTTATAGTTCTAGCAAGGGTTGTGCTGAAATTCTTATAGATTCCTATAGAAACTCATTTATTAATCCTAAAGATTATAAATTACACGGTAAATCTATAGCAACGGCTCGTGCAGGAAATGTTATAGGGGGTGGGGACTGGTCAAAAGACAGAATAATTCCAGATTGCATAAAGGCTCTAGAAGAAAACAGGGATATTGAAATGAGAAATCCAAACGCAATTAGGCCTTGGCAACATGTACTCGAGCCATTAAGTGGATATCTACTACTTGCATCTCTTATGTATGAGGATGGTGTCAGTTACTGCAGTGGTTGGAATTTTGGACCAAATGATGATTCTATAGTCCCTGTGGGGGAAATTGTAGATACAATAATAAAAGAATGGGGAAGCGGAAAATGCTTAGATGTTTCAAGTGAAAATTCACCTCATGAGGCGAATCTATTAAAATTGGATTGTACAAAGTCAAAAACTTATTTAAAATGGTCGCCCAAATTAAATATAAATGAAGCAATAAAACTAACTGTAGACTGGTATAAAAATTTTAAGGGTGGAGACATGCTTAATTTATGTGTTAATCAAATAGAAAGTTACTGCGATAAAACATCCAAAGGGGTAATCTGATATGGAAAAGAGTGTATTGATTACAGGGGCTAGTGGATTTGTAGGGTCTTGCCTAGTTAGAAGATTGATCAATGAAAACTATAAAATTCATATATTGGCAAGAGATAGCACAAACCTATGGAGAATTAGTGACATAGTAAATGAGGTAGAAATTCATAATGTAGATTTGCTTCATAGTGAAAAAATATCTAAATTATCTAGTGATATAAATATAGACCAAGTGTATCATTTAGCAACCTATGGGGGATATCATTATCAAAATAAAGTAGAAGATATCATAAATACAAATGTTATTGGAACCTTTAACTTATTTAGAGAATTTTCTAAAAAAGGTATAGAAATGTTTGTTAATACTAGTAGTTCATCAGAGTATGGAGAAAAATTTGAACCGATGTCTGAAGAGATGAGAGTTACACCTAATAACATTTATGGGGCAAGTAAGGCGGCTGGGACTATTTTATGTAGCACATATGCAAAGACCAATAAAGTGCCTCTAGTTACGCTTAGATTATTCTCACCTTATGGATATTATGATGCTAAAACAAGATTAATACCTACAGTTATTACATCTTGCCTTCGTGGGAAAGAAATTAAATTGTCACAAAAGGATTCTAAGAGAGATTTTGTATTTATAGATGATGTAGTTGAAGCCTATTTATCTGCAAGTAGACTCGTAAATTCTAATGGAGAAATATTTAATATAGGGAGTGGAATTCAATATACAACGCAAGAAATTGTAAGTAATATACTAAAATTAATTTCAAATGATTCAAATGTAACTTGGAAAAATGATTTAAGTAGGCAATATGAGCCACTCATGTGGGTTAGTAATAATAAAAATGCTTATGAAAAATTAAAGTGGGAACCAAAAGTAGAAATAAGTGTGGGGCTTAATAAAACAATAAATTGGTTTAAGGATAATTTACAATTTTATAGGTAGGTGGTAAAAAATATGAAGGTATCAGATTATATTGTAGAGTTTTTAAAGGTTCATGGAGTTACAACAATATTTGGTTATCAAGGTGGCGCTATAACTCATTTTGTTGATTCAATATATGAAGCAGATGGAATTAAATTCATATCTAATTATCATGAACAAGCTTCAGCTTTTGCAGCAGAAGGGTATTCTAGGGTTAGTGGAAATATTGGAGTATGTACTGCTACTAGTGGACCAGGCGCCACAAATCTAATAACAGGTATAGGAAGCGCATTTTTCGATTCTATTCCATGTTTGTATTTAACTGGTCAGGTTAATACCTATGAATATAAACGGTCAAAAGAAATAAGGCAAGAAGGATTTCAAGAAACTGACATAGTAAGCATAATAAAACCTATAACCAAGTATTCAGTTATGGTTACAAAGCCAGAAAAAATAAAGTATTATCTAGAGAAAGCATTTTATATAGCTAAATCAGGTAGACCAGGACCTGTTTTATTAGATATGCCTATGGATGTTCAAAGGGCAGAAATTAATCCGGATGAGTTAATAGGGTTTTATGAATCAGAAGAATATAAATCAAAAATAATTGAGAACGTTAAAGTAAAAGATGTTAATGACTTAATAAATTTAATAAAAAACAGTAAAAGGCCTGTGATACTTGTGGGTGGAGGCATTAGGCTTTCAAAGGCAGAGAAAAAATTAGAAGAATTTATAGATATTACTGGGATACCTGTAGTTTGCACTTTAATGGGAATAGACTGTGTAAACCACGAGCATAAATGTTTCGTTGGTTATATGGGATCTTATGGGAATAGATATTCGAATTTAGCAGTTGCAAATTGTGATCTATTAATAGTTTTAGGTTCGAGATTAACGACTAGGCAAACAAGCTCTATAACTGATAGTTTTGCAAGGGAAGCTAAAATAGTTCATGTAGATATAGATAAAAGCGAACTTAATATTAAGGTTAAAGAATATTTAAGTATAGAATGTGATTTAAATTTGTTTATAGATAAGTTAAATAAAGATTTAGTAAATTCCTTTTGTAAATTTAATTTTAGTTCTTGGATAGATAAAATAAACAGTTATAAAGCAAAGTACCCATCATATGAGAATTATAAGGATATAAATCCTAATGAATTTATGAACACAATAAGTGAAATGCTCCATCCAAATTCTATAATATGTTTAGATATTGGTCAAAATCAAATATGGGCATCTCAATCTTTGAAACTTAGTAAGGATCAAAGATTGTTAAATGCGGGTGGAATGGGACCAATGGGATTTGGTGTTCCGTCAGCTATAGGAGCTTTTTATGCAAGACCTAATAGTAAAATAGTTGTGATAACTGGTGATGGTGGTATTCAAATGAATATTCAAGAGCTACAAACCATATCAAGGGAAAAGATACCTATAAAGATTATTATTATGAATAACCACTCATTGGGGATGATTAGGCATTTTCAAGAAATGTATTTTGAATCAAATTATTATGGGACTATTGATGGATATTCTGTTCCAGATTTTATAAAGATAAGTGAGGCTTATGGAATAAAATCTCTGAAAATAAGTGAGCAAAATCAAATTAATGAGTTAAAGGAAAAGTTAAATGATGATGAGAGTTACATTATTGATGTGGAACTTAAAGATATAACTTATGTAATTCCTAAACTTGGAATGGGAAGGCCAATAGAAGATCAAGAACCACTAATTAGCAGAGAGGAACTTAAAGAAAATATGATAATTGATATATATAAGCCATAATATTTTTCTCCTCAAATTAGGTTATAGGTGAAATAGGAGGACTAGATGATTAATGATAAAAAGGTGAGTTTTATAATAGCGGTCAATGATGAATTAATTTTTAGCAAGTGTGAATCTCATATAAAAAATTTAATAGTACCTAAGGATTTTGAAATTGAGATAATTCCCATAAGAAATGCTTTGTACTTAACTAAAGCTTATAACAATTGCATGAATAGTTCTGATTCTAAATATAAAGTATATCTGCATCAAGACGTATTTATTATAAATACTAATTTCATAAATGACATATTGAAGATATTTAATTTAGAAAGTATTGGTGTTATTGGAGTTTGTGGAGCTAAAACCATACCTGAAAACGGAATATGGTGGGAAAGTCCGCAGCTAGTGGGAAAGGTTTATGATAGCCATACAGGAGTTATGGGATTGCTTAAGTTTAATGAGGTTGAATCAGAATTTAATGAGGTAGATGGTATTGATGGATTAATAATGATAACCCAATATGATATTCCTTGGAGGGAAGATATATTTAAGAGTTGGCATTTTTACGATTTATCACAATGTTTTGAGTTTAAAAAGTTAGGGTATAAAGTAGTTGTACCAAAACAAATTGTGCCTTGGTGTACTCATGACTGCGGTATAGTAAACACTATGAATGGTTTTGATGAAAATAGACTGATATTTATTGAAAATTACATTTTGTAAAAAGTCTTATTTTATAAAAATTATAATCAAAGGGTGGTTCAATCATGAATATAGATGAAGTTGTAGATATATATGTTATTAGTCACAAACCTTATAAAATGGTAGAATCTAAAATATTTACGCCTATTTATACTAAAAGAGAAATTGTATCAAACGATTATAAT
This window of the Clostridium estertheticum genome carries:
- a CDS encoding glycosyltransferase family protein, with amino-acid sequence MINDKKVSFIIAVNDELIFSKCESHIKNLIVPKDFEIEIIPIRNALYLTKAYNNCMNSSDSKYKVYLHQDVFIINTNFINDILKIFNLESIGVIGVCGAKTIPENGIWWESPQLVGKVYDSHTGVMGLLKFNEVESEFNEVDGIDGLIMITQYDIPWREDIFKSWHFYDLSQCFEFKKLGYKVVVPKQIVPWCTHDCGIVNTMNGFDENRLIFIENYIL
- the rfbG gene encoding CDP-glucose 4,6-dehydratase, with the translated sequence MDFKGVDLFNNFYKGKRVLITGHTGFKGSWLSIWLVMLGAKVIGYGLDPYTRDDNFVVSKVENKIIDIRGDIRDSARLQEAFTEYKPEIVFHLAAQALVKQSYTNPKETYETNVMGTLNVLECVRNSGSVKVSIMITTDKCYKNIEQIWGYREDDPMGGYDLYSSSKGCAEILIDSYRNSFINPKDYKLHGKSIATARAGNVIGGGDWSKDRIIPDCIKALEENRDIEMRNPNAIRPWQHVLEPLSGYLLLASLMYEDGVSYCSGWNFGPNDDSIVPVGEIVDTIIKEWGSGKCLDVSSENSPHEANLLKLDCTKSKTYLKWSPKLNINEAIKLTVDWYKNFKGGDMLNLCVNQIESYCDKTSKGVI
- a CDS encoding NAD-dependent epimerase/dehydratase family protein; this encodes MEKSVLITGASGFVGSCLVRRLINENYKIHILARDSTNLWRISDIVNEVEIHNVDLLHSEKISKLSSDINIDQVYHLATYGGYHYQNKVEDIINTNVIGTFNLFREFSKKGIEMFVNTSSSSEYGEKFEPMSEEMRVTPNNIYGASKAAGTILCSTYAKTNKVPLVTLRLFSPYGYYDAKTRLIPTVITSCLRGKEIKLSQKDSKRDFVFIDDVVEAYLSASRLVNSNGEIFNIGSGIQYTTQEIVSNILKLISNDSNVTWKNDLSRQYEPLMWVSNNKNAYEKLKWEPKVEISVGLNKTINWFKDNLQFYR
- the ilvB gene encoding biosynthetic-type acetolactate synthase large subunit, coding for MKVSDYIVEFLKVHGVTTIFGYQGGAITHFVDSIYEADGIKFISNYHEQASAFAAEGYSRVSGNIGVCTATSGPGATNLITGIGSAFFDSIPCLYLTGQVNTYEYKRSKEIRQEGFQETDIVSIIKPITKYSVMVTKPEKIKYYLEKAFYIAKSGRPGPVLLDMPMDVQRAEINPDELIGFYESEEYKSKIIENVKVKDVNDLINLIKNSKRPVILVGGGIRLSKAEKKLEEFIDITGIPVVCTLMGIDCVNHEHKCFVGYMGSYGNRYSNLAVANCDLLIVLGSRLTTRQTSSITDSFAREAKIVHVDIDKSELNIKVKEYLSIECDLNLFIDKLNKDLVNSFCKFNFSSWIDKINSYKAKYPSYENYKDINPNEFMNTISEMLHPNSIICLDIGQNQIWASQSLKLSKDQRLLNAGGMGPMGFGVPSAIGAFYARPNSKIVVITGDGGIQMNIQELQTISREKIPIKIIIMNNHSLGMIRHFQEMYFESNYYGTIDGYSVPDFIKISEAYGIKSLKISEQNQINELKEKLNDDESYIIDVELKDITYVIPKLGMGRPIEDQEPLISREELKENMIIDIYKP